From Euwallacea similis isolate ESF13 chromosome 11, ESF131.1, whole genome shotgun sequence, the proteins below share one genomic window:
- the alpha-Spec gene encoding spectrin alpha chain isoform X2, producing MDQIPPPKEVKILETAEDIQERRQQVLTRYDNFKADARAKREKLEDSRRFQYFKRDAEELESWILEKLQAASDESYKDPTNLQAKIQKHQAFEAEVAAHSNAIVVLDNTGREMINQNHYESETIRRRLEELHTLWEKLLSKLAEKGLKLQQALVLVQFIRHCDEVMFWINEKSAFLSTEEFGHDLEHVEVLQRKFDEFQKDMASQEYRVTEVNELADKLLQDGHPERDQITTRKDELNNAWQRLKQMTLMRQDKLYGAHEIQRFNRDADETVAWISEKDVVLSSDDYGRDLASVQALQRKHEGVERDLAALEDKVLTLGKEAERLCAIHGDHADQIQAKRAEIENYWQSLTAKAKERRERLEESYSLHRFLADFRDLVSWINDMKAIISADELAKDVAGAEALLERHHEHRGEIDAREDSFAATIAAGLSLLEKGHYASDEVKEKLSTLESDKRSLLALWDERRILYDQCMDLQYFYRDTEQADTWMAKQEAFLANEDLGDSLDSVEALIKKHEDFEKSLAAQEEKIKALDEFATKLIHGEHYAADDVAQRRAMLLERRKALKEKSSRRRELLEDAYKLQQFERDCDETKGWINEKLKFALDESYLDPTNLGGKVQKHQNFEQELTANKSRMEEITSTGQELVEADHYAAPRIQARMEEIVQLWETLVQATDKKNSKLQEASQQQQFNRTIEDIELWLSEIEGQLMSEDYGKDLTSVQNLQKKHALLEADVASHQDRIEAITSAATQFVERGHFDADNIAHKQKVLTDRYAALQEPMAIRKQRLLDSLQVQQLFRDMEDEESWIREKEPIAASTNRGRDLIGVQNLIKKHQAVLAEINNHDARIVAVIEAGRQMTEDEHFASDEIKNRVQALSDHWEHLKEKAQQRKQDLEDSLQAHQYYADANEAESWMKEKEPIVANTDYGKDEDSSEALLKKHEALMSDLIAFGNTIEALKEQARNCRQQEPPVVDVTGRETVQALYDYTEKSAREVSMKKGDLLHLLNSNNKDWWKVEIHDRQGFVPAAYVKKVEAGLTASQQNLIENSSISARQHQINTQYERLLSLARERQDKLSETVKAYVLVREASELANWIKDKEMHAQVQDVGEDLEQVEVLQKKFDDFQTDLKANEVRLAEMNEIAMQLVSLGQTEAALKIRTQMEDLNTKWTSLQQLTSERASQLGSAHEVQRFHRDVDETKDWIQEKDEALNNNDLGKDLRSVQALQRKHEGLERDLAALGDKIKQLDDTANRLKQSHPDQAEQTLQKQREITELWTQLTAKANSRKEKLLDSYDLQRFLNDHRDLLAWINSMLGLVSSEELANDVTGAEALIERHQEHRTEIDARGGTFHALEQFGQQLLNSNHYASPEIQEKLEQLNQARADLEKAWIDRRLLLDQNLELNLFYRDCEQAENWMSDREAFLASDDVDSSGDNVEALIKKHEDFDKAINAHEEKIGTLQTLADQLIAREHYASQPIDEKRKQVLDRWHDLKDALIEKRSKLGESQTLQQFSRDADEIENWIAEKLQLATEESYKDPANIQSKHQKHQAFEAELAANADRIQSVLANGGNLIDKKQCAGSEEAVRKRLESIANQWEFLTQKTVEKSMKLKEANKQRTYIAAVKDLDFWLGEVESLLTSEDAGRDLASVQNLMKKHQLVEADIKHHEDRIKDMNDQADSLIESGQFDTASIQEKRQSINERYERIKNLAAHRQARLNEANTLHQFFRDIADEESWIKEKKLLVGSDDYGRDLTGVQNLKKKHKRLEAELASHEPAIQAVQEAGEKLMDVSNLGVPEIEQRLKALNQAWAELKQFAATRGQKLDESLTYQQFLTKVEEEEAWISEKQQLLSVEDYGDSMAAVQGLIKKHDAFETDFQAHRGRCNNICDEGAQLSAAGNHHADSINQRCQQLQTKLDHLAALASRRKAKLADNSAYLQFMWKADVVESWIADKDAHVNSDEYGRDLSSVQTLLTKQDTFDAGLTAFEHEGIQNITALKDRLVASNHDQTAVIVQRHADVIARWQSLLSASDVRKQRLLGMQEQFKQIEELFLMFAKRASAFNSWFENAEEDLTDPVRCNSIEEIRALRDAHAQFQASLSSAQADFDALAALDRQIKSFNVGPNPYTWFNMEALEDTWRNLQKIIAERDAELDKEAQRQEENDKLRKEFAKHANAFHQWLTETRTSMMEGTGSLEQQLEATKRKAAEVRARRSDLKKIEELGTILEEHLILDNRYTEHSTVGLAQQWDQLDQLGMRMQHNLEQQIQARNQSGVSEDALKEFSMMFKHFDKEKSGKLNHQEFKSCLRALGYDLPMVEEGQPDPEFDAILNVVDPNRDGYVSLQEYMAFMISKETENVQSSEEIEKAFRAITAGDRPYVTKEELYANLTKEMADYCVARMKPYVEPKTERPIAGALDYIDFTHTLFQN from the exons ATGGATCAGATTCCACCTCCCAAAGAGGTGAAAATCCTCGAAACAGCTGAGGATATTCAAGAGAGACGTCAGCAGGTTCTGACCCGTTATGATAACTTTAAAGCTGACGCCAGGGCTAAGAGGGAGAAGTTAGAAGACTCCAG AcgatttcaatatttcaaacgTGACGCTGAGGAATTAGAATCCTGGATTTTGGAAAAGCTTCAGGCTGCTTCTGATGAAAGCTACAAAGATCCCACtaatttgcaagcaaaaatTCAGAAACATCAAGCTTTTGAG GCTGAAGTGGCAGCTCACAGCAATGCAATTGTTGTGTTAGACAACACCGGACGAGAAATGATTAATCAAAATCATTATGAATCGGAGACTATTCGCAGACGTCTTGAAGAACTTCATACCTTATGGGAGAAGTTGCTCTCCAAATTGGCTGAGAAGGGTTTGAAATTGCAGCAGGCTCTTGTTTTGGTACAGTTTATCAG acATTGCGATGAAGTTATGTTTTGGATCAATGAAAAGAGTGCTTTCTTATCCACTGAAGAATTTGGACATGACTTGGAACATGTGGAAGTGTTGCAGAGGAAATTTGATGAGTTCCAAAAAGATATGGCCTCGCAG gaaTATCGTGTTACTGAAGTGAACGAATTGGCTGACAAGCTCTTGCAGGATGGGCACCCCGAACGAGATCAAATAACCACCAGGAAGGACGAACTGAACAATGCTTGGCAGAGGCTGAAGCAGATGACCCTGATGCGTCAAGACAAGCTGTATGGTGCTCATGAGATTCAAAGATTTAACAGAGATGCTGATGAAACc GTTGCGTGGATATCCGAAAAGGACGTTGTCCTCTCATCAGACGATTATGGTAGGGATTTAGCCAGCGTTCAAGCACTTCAACGAAAGCATGAGGGAGTGGAGAGAGACTTAGCAGCCCTAGAGGACAAAGTGTTGACTTTAGGCAAAGAAGCAGAAAG ACTGTGTGCAATTCATGGCGACCATGCCGACCAAATTCAAGCAAAACGTGCTGAAATCGAGAATTACTGGCAAAGTTTGACAGCTAAAGCCAAAGAGCGCCGCGAACGTCTGGAAGAATCCTATTCTCTACATCGTTTCCTGGCTGATTTCCGCGATTTGGTCTCTTGGATCAACGATATGAAGGCCATAATTTCAGCCGACGAACTGGCCAAAGACGTAGCAGGAGCTGAAGCTTTATTGGAACGTCACCACGAACATCGTGGCGAAATTGACGCCAGAGAAGATAGCTTTGCGGCCACTATTGCCGCAGGACTAAGTCTGTTAGAGAAGGGACATTATGCCAGTGATGAAGTAAAAGAGAAATTGTCCACCTTGGAGTCTGACAAGAGGTCGCTGCTGGCTTTGTGGGACGAAAGGAGGATTTTATATGATCAATGCATGGATTTACAGTATTTCTATAGAGACACTGAACAG GCTGATACATGGATGGCCAAACAAGAAGCTTTTCTAGCCAATGAAGACCTTGGGGACTCTCTGGACTCAGTAGAAGCCTTGATCAAGAAACATGaagatttcgaaaaaagcCTGGCTGCCcaagaggaaaaaataaaagcccTAGATGAATTTGCCACCAAATTAATCCACGGAGAGCACTATGCCGCTGATGACGTTGCTCAACGTCGAGCCATGCTGTTGGAACGCAGGAAAGCATTGAAAGAGAAATCTAGCCGTCGCAGGGAGTTGCTGGAAGACGCCTATAAATTACAGCAATTCGAGAGGGATTGCGATGAAACTAAAGGTTGGATAAACGAGAAGTTAAAATTCGCCCTCGACGAAAGTTACTTGGACCCCACAAATCTCGGAGGAAAAGTTCAGAAACACCAAAACTTCGAGCAAGAATTGACTGCCAATAAGAGTAGAATGGAGGAAATTACTTCCACCGGCCAGGAATTGGTGGAAGCAGATCATTATGCTGCTCCGAGGATTCAGGCTCGTATGGAGGAAATCGTCCAACTTTGGGAGACTCTAGTTCAGGCAACTGACAAGAAAAACTCGAAGCTGCAAGAGGCGAGCCAGCAGCAGCAGTTCAATAGGACTATTGAGGATATTGAGTTGTGGTTGAGCGAAATTGAAGGGCAGCTGATGTCGGAAGATTACGGAAAAGATTTAACAAGTGTACAGAACTTACAAAAGAAGCATGCTCTATTAG aggCTGATGTTGCATCTCATCAAGATCGCATCGAAGCTATCACCTCTGCAGCTACCCAATTTGTTGAAAGGGGTCATTTCGATGCAGACAACATCGCTCACAAACAGAAAGTGCTCACTGACAGATACGCCGCATTGCAAGAACCAATGGCTATTAGGAAACAAAGGCTTTTGGATTCTCTTCAA gtTCAACAATTGTTCCGTGACATGGAAGATGAAGAATCTTGGATTCGCGAGAAAGAACCAATTGCCGCCTCAACAAACAGAGGCCGCGACTTGATCGGCGTTCAGAATTTGATCAAGAAACATCAGGCtgttttggccgaaatcaatAATCACGACGCCAGGATCGTTGCTGTTATAGAGGCGGGTAGACAGATGACCGAGGATGAGCATTTTGCCAgcgatgaaattaaaaacag AGTACAGGCTTTGAGCGACCATTGGGAGCATCTTAAAGAGAAGGCACAACAACGTAAACAAGATTTGGAAGACTCATTGCAAGCCCATCAATATTATGCTGATGCCAATGAAGCCGAATCTTGGATGAAGGAAAAGGAACCTATTGTCGCTAATACTGACTATG GTAAAGATGAGGACTCTTCAGAAGCCTTGTTGAAGAAACACGAGGCTCTAATGAGTGATTTGATTGCTTTTGGAAATACTATTGAAGCTCTAAAGGAGCAAGCTCGAAATTGCAGA CAACAAGAACCTCCTGTAGTTGATGTAACTGGCAGAGAAACTGTACAAGCTTTATACGATTACACTGAAAAGTCAGCCAGGGaagtttcaatgaaaaaaggaGACTTACTACATCTCCTTAACTCCAACAATAAG gaCTGGTGGAAGGTGGAAATTCACGACCGACAAGGCTTTGTTCCTGCAGCTTACGTAAAGAAAGTAGAGGCCGGACTGACAGCATCTCAGCAAAACTTAATCGAAAACAGCTCCATTTCAGCCCGGCAGCATCAAATCAACACTCAATATGAAag ACTTTTGTCATTGGCCCGAGAGCGTCAAGACAAGCTCAGTGAAACGGTCAAAGCTTACGTATTAGTCAGAGAAGCATCCGAATTAGCGAACTGGATTAAAGATAAGGAAATGCATGCGCAAGTGCAAGACGTGGGTGAAGATTTGGAGCAG GTGGAAGTGCTCCAAAAGAAATTCGATGACTTCCAAACCGATTTGAAAGCAAACGAAGTTCGCTTGGCTGAAATGAACGAAATCGCCATGCAGTTGGTTTCATTAGGCCAAACTGAAGCTGCTCTGAAGATAAGGACTCAGATGGAGGATTTGAATACTAAGTGGACCAGTCTCCAACAACTCACCTCGGAAAGAGCCAGTCAATTAGGATCCGCCCATGAAGTTCAAAG ATTCCACCGTGACGTCGACGAAACCAAAGATTGGATCCAAGAGAAGGATGAAGCACTCAACAACAACGATCTGGGAAAAGATTTGCGCAGCGTTCAAGCTCTACAAAGAAAACATGAAGGACTTGAAAGAGATTTAGCTGCCTTAGGAGATAAG ATCAAGCAGCTCGATGACACCGCCAATAGATTGAAGCAATCCCATCCAGATCAGGCGGAACAAACACTTCAAAAACAGCGGGAAATAACCGAATTATGGACCCAATTAACCGCCAAGGCCAATTCCCGCAAAGAGAAATTGCTGGACTCTTACGACCTCCAGCGGTTTCTCAACGACCATCGCGACTTGTTGGCTTGGATCAATTCAATGTTGGGATTGGTTAGTTCCGAGGAACTCGCTAATGACGTAACCGGAGCCGAGGCTCTCATTGAAAGACATCAG GAACACCGCACTGAAATCGATGCCAGAGGTGGTACCTTCCATGCCTTGGAACAATTTGGTCAGCAATTGCTGAATTCTAACCATTACGCTTCCCCGGAGATCCAAGAGAAACTGGAGCAACTGAATCAAGCACGAGCTGATTTGGAAAAGGCCTGGATCGACCGCAGATTGCTTTTGGACCAAAATTTGGAGTTGAATTTGTTTTACAG agatTGTGAACAAGCTGAAAATTGGATGAGTGACCGGGAAGCTTTCTTAGCCTCAGATGATGTAGATTCCAGTGGTGACAATGTCGAAGCTTTGATTAAGAAGCACGAGGACTTTGATAAAGCCATTAACGCCCATGAAGAGAAGATAGGAACATTGCAAACTTTGGCTGACCAGCTCATTGCTAGAGAGCACTATGCTTCGCAGCCAATCGATGAGAAGCGTAAGCAAGTTTTGGACCGCTGGCACGACTTGAAGGACGCTTTAATTGAAAAGCGTTCCAAACTAGGAGAAAGTCAGACTTTGCAGCAATTCTCCAGAGATGCtgatgaaattgaaaactgGATTGCTGAGAAATTGCAGCTAGCCACAGAGGAGAGCTACAAG GATCCTGCTAATATTCAATCCAAACACCAAAAACATCAAGCTTTTGAAGCCGAACTTGCAGCCAATGCTGATCGTATTCAGAGTGTTCTCGCAAATGGAGGTAATTTGATTGACAAAAAGCAATGCGCAGGATCTGAGGAAGCTGTTAGGAAGAG actTGAATCTATTGCTAACCAGTGGGAATTCCTCACTCAGAAGACTGTGGAGAAATCCATGAAACTGAAAGAGGCCAACAAACAGAGGACCTACATTGCTGCTGTTAAAGATTTGGATTTCTGGCTGGGAGAAGTTGAAAGCTTGTTGACTAGTGAGGATGCCGGAAGAGATCTCGCTTCCGTTCAGAATTTAATGAAGAAGCATCAATTGGTCGAGGCTGATATTAAGCATCATGAGGATAGAATTAAGG ACATGAACGATCAAGCCGACTCTCTAATCGAATCAGGCCAATTCGACACAGCATCCATTCAAGAGAAACGGCAATCAATTAACGAACGTTACGAACGAATTAAGAATTTGGCAGCCCATCGTCAAGCGAGGTTGAATGAAGCCAATACTCTGCATCAATTCTTCAGAGATATCGCAGATGAAGAATCCTGGATTAAGGAGAAAAAACTGTTGGTGGGAAGCGACGATTATGGACGTGATTTAACCG GTGTTCaaaacttgaagaaaaaacaCAAACGTCTCGAAGCGGAATTAGCATCTCACGAACCAGCAATTCAGGCCGTCCAAGAAGCCGGAGAAAAACTGATGGACGTCTCGAATCTTGGCGTTCCGGAAATTGAGCAGAGACTTAAAGCTCTAAACCAAGCTTGGGCAGAATTGAAACAGTTTGCCGCTACCAGAGGACAGAAATTGGACGAAAGCTTGACTTACCAGCAATTCCTCACTAAAGTGGAGGAAGAGGAGGCTTGGATTAGCGAGAAACAGCAGCTGCTGAGTGTTGAAGATTATGGGGACTCCATGGCTGCTGTACAAGGATTGATCAAGAAGCACGATGCTTTTGAAACCGACTTCCAAGCCCATAG AGGAAGATGCAACAACATCTGTGACGAAGGTGCCCAATTGTCCGCAGCAGGCAACCACCACGCAGACAGCATTAACCAACGTTGTCAACAACTGCAAACCAAGTTGGACCATTTAGCAGCTTTGGCTTCAAGAAGGAAGGCCAAATTGGCAGATAATTCTGCTTACTTACAGTTCATGTGGAAGGCTGATGTGGTTGAGAGTTGGATTGCCGAcaag GATGCCCATGTAAACAGTGATGAATACGGTAGAGATTTGTCATCTGTGCAAACGCTGCTTACTAAACAGGATACGTTCGATGCAG GTCTAACTGCTTTTGAGCATGAAGGTATCCAAAACATAACTGCTTTGAAAGACCGGTTAGTGGCTTCCAATCACGATCAAACTGCTGTTATTGTTCAACGTCATGCTGACGTTATTGCCAG aTGGCAAAGCCTGTTATCGGCTTCAGATGTACGCAAGCAACGTCTTCTTGGCATGCAAGAACAATTCAAGCAAATCGAAGAGTTGTTTTTGATGTTTGCCAAACGCGCTTCGGCTTTCAACTCGTGGTTTGAAAATGCCGAAGAAGATCTAACTGATCCAGTGAGATGCAATTCGATCGAAGAAATCCGGGCCTTGAGAGACGCTCATGCTCAATTCCAA GCTTCTTTGTCTAGCGCTCAAGCAGACTTTGACGCCTTGGCAGCATTGGACCGTCAAATTAAATCATTCAATGTCGGTCCTAATCCGTACACTTGGTTCAACATGGAAGCCTTAGAAGATACTTGGAGGAACCTTCAGAAGATCATTGCAGAGAGAGATGCGGAATTGGATAAGGAAGCTCAGAGGCAGGAGGAGAACGATAAGTTAAGGAAAGAATTCGCCAAACACGCGAACGCCTTCCATCAATGGTTGACTGAGACTCG AACCTCAATGATGGAGGGTACTGGATCTTTGGAACAACAGTTAGAAGCGACCAAACGTAAAGCTGCCGAAGTTAGAGCCCGTCGTTCCGACTTGAAGAAAATCGAAGAACTAGGTACAATTTTGGAGGAACACCTTATTCTGGATAATCGATACACTGAACATTCAACTGTGGGATTGGCGCAGCAATGGGACCAACTCGACCAATTGGGAATGAGGATGCAACACAATTTGGAGCAACAGATTCAAGCCCGCAACCAATcag gTGTTAGTGAAGACGCTCTGAAAGAATTCTCGATGATGTTCAAGCACTTCGACAAAGAAAAATCTGGGAAACTCAATCACCAAGAGTTCAAGAGTTGTCTCAGGGCTTTGGGCTACGATTTGCCGATGGTAGAAGAAGGACAACCTGATCCCGAATTTGATGCTATCTTGA ACGTGGTTGATCCGAACAGAGATGGATACGTGTCGTTGCAAGAATACATGGCCTTCATGATCAGCaaagaaactgaaaatgtGCAGAGTTCAGAAGAGATTGAGAAGGCGTTTAGGGCTATTACAGCAGGCGACCGGCCGTATGTCACCAAAGAGGAACTTTACGCT aaTCTTACCAAAGAAATGGCCGATTACTGTGTGGCTCGAATGAAACCGTACGTGGAACCCAAGACGGAAAGACCCATCGCAGGCGCCTTGGATTACATCGATTTCACGCACACGCTTTTCCAGAATTAA